The sequence CGATGAAGAACCCATTGTTTCTACACAGGACCGACTCAGCTTTAAGCCATCACCCGAAGAGATCGTGGAATATACCGTTCCGCACCTGGAAAGCGCACCATTTCCACTCATCAGCTTTGGGCAGGGTTGCGAAGGTGAGCCCTTGCTGATGTGGGAGACCATCCGTGAAGCCATTATTGAAATCAGGAAACACACCCCTAAAGGCAGTATCAATATAAACACCAACGGATCGAAACCAGATGCTGTGAAAGCCTTGCGGGAAGCCGGTTTGGATAGCATCAGGGTAAGTACGAATTCTGCCCGCCGCGAAGTGTACATGCCTTATTACCGGCCGAATAATTACGATTTTGAGGATATCATTGAAAGCCTCAAAGTGATGCGGCAACTGGGTGGGTGGACCTCCATCAATTATTTTGTTTTCCCTGGAATGACGGATAGTATTGCTGAATATGAGGCGCTGCGCAAACTAATCATAGACACTGATCTTTGCATGATCCAATGGCGCAATTTTAATATCGATCCCGATTGGTACCTGGGTAAGATCGGGGCAACGGATACCGGTGAATGCATGGGCGTAAAACAACTGATGGAACTCATCAGGGATGAATTCCCGCACCTTAAGTTCGGTTATTTTAATCCACCTATGGAACGGATAAAAGGTAATTTCGAACTGGATTTCGCCCATTGAGCAATACATCCCCCAAACTTTCAAACGCATGGACGGGCATCGCATTAGCCGTCCTGGCCACCATTATCTGGAGTGGGAACTTCGTGGTAGCCAGGGCCATCATTCATGAAATCCCGCCGGTGGCACTGGCTTTTTTCCGATGGCTCACGGCTTCGGTACTGATCCTGCCACTGGCCTGGCATGAACTCCGGCGGGAATGGCCCATAGTAAAAGCCCACCTGCCGTATTTTTTGTTCACCGCACTAATGGGAATCAGCCTCTTCAATACGCTGGTCTATATCGCAGGCCATTATTCACCGGCCATCAACCTGGCCCTGATCGGTACCACTTCCTCCCCCATCATCGCGATCATCCTGGCGCGGATGTTCCTGAAAGAGAAAGTGCCTTTAATAAGAATAGCCGGGCTTAGCCTATGCATCACTGGTATACTGTACCTGTTATCCAAAGGCAGCTGGCAAAACCTGCTGGGGTTTCATTTTTCCCCTGGGGATATCTGGGTCTTACTGGGCGCTGCTGCATTTTCCACCTACACTATCCTGGTCCGAAAAAAACCGGCAGGCATCAGTGCCCGGGCCTTTCTTTTTGTATTATTTAGTTTAGGTACATTACTGTTGTTACCGGCCTACCTCTGGGAAAGCGGGCATTATCCGCCTATCCAATGGAATGCAAGCCTGGCAGGCGTTATCCTCTACCTGGGTTTAGGCACTTCGGTTATTTCTTTTTTATGCTGGAATGCAGCGATCACCAGGATCGGTGCCGCCCGTACCTCCCTATTCGGGAACCTCATTCCCATCTTCAGCAGCATTGAAGCTGTTTGGCTATTACAGGAGAAAATTACAATGATCCACCTGGTCAGCGGGCTATTGGTTATCACCGGACTGGTAATTGCCAACCTTTCCGTAAAACGGTCCTGATTTTAACAAATTAGCCGCTTCAATTTCGCCAGTTAAGGCGTTATTTGCAATAAGAACAACCTCAATATGACGGCTGATTTTGAAGTCCAGAAAAATATTCGTGCCGGTGGCTATACTGCCGGGGTAGTTGGATTGTTGCTCCTGGTCCTTTTCTTAGTGAAATGGTCAATTCCTGTTGTGCCGCCGCCAGCTTTTGAAGATGGTATTGAAGTAAACCTGGGTAATAGTGACCAGGGTTTTGGCGATGACCAGCCCATGTCCCCTGAAAAGCCAGCGCCATCTGAACAGCCCAAATATGCACCGCCAAAGGCAACTGCTGTTGCCGCTGAAAATACGAAAGAAGTGGAGACTGATGACCGTGATGAAGAAGCTCCCGCTATTAAAAAGCCCCCGGTTGTAACACCAAAGGCCACCAAGATCCCGGTAAAAGAAGAAGCTGTAAAGCCGAAGCCAACCCCCGCTGCGCCCGTTTCTAATCCAGTACCCGCCCCGCCCAAACCGAAAGCAGTATTTAAAGGCGTTTCCGGAACCGGAGCTGGTGGGAATGAAGCAGAAACCTATAAAAAAGGGGGTAACCAGGGCATTGCCGGTGGCACCGGTGACCAGGGAAAACCCGGCGGCGACCCCAATTCCACCAATTATGAAGGCAATGGTGGCAGCGGAAGCTCGGGTGTCAGGATTTCACGTGGTTTAAGTGGCCGGAATATCGTTCGCTTCCCGTCTTTTGAAGATGACTTCAATGAGAATGCCAAAGTTGCTGTAGACATCAGGGTAGACGCTACCGGAAAAGTAACTTCTGCCGTATTCCAACCCCGCGGGTCAACCACATCAAATCCCAATCTCAAAGCCATTGCCATTAAAAAAGCAATGCAGTTGAAACTGAATGCCAGCGGTGATGATGAACAAATCGGTACTATCACATTTAATTTCCGGCTTAAAAATTAATTCCAGCCGCATCAGTTAGTTTTGCAGCAATGAATTACGCTGCAACTATCGACTACCTGTTTACGCGTTTGCCCATGTTCACCAGAATTGGCGCTGGTGCCTATAAAAAAGACCTGCACAATATCCGGTTACTGGAAGCTGCAAGCGGTGATCCGCATAAGAAATTCAGGAGTATTCATATTACCGGCACCAATGGTAAGGGCTCCACCAGTCATATGCTGGCGGCTGTTTTGCAGGAAGCCGGTTACAAAACCGGGTTATACACTTCCCCCCACCTGCATGATTTCAGGGAAAGGATCAAGGTCAACGGCGAGATGATCCCGGAAGAAGCCGTGATCAGTTTTACGGAAAAAATGCAGTCCATCATCCCCCAGATCGAACCCTCCTTTTTTGAAATAACAGTAGCTATGGCATTCGACTGGTTCGTGCAGCAAAACATCGACATAGCGGTGGTAGAAGTTGGATTGGGCGGCCGGTTGGACAGTACAAATATCATCCTTCCCGAGCTATCGGTCATTACCAATATCGGGTGGGACCATATGAATATCCTGGGTGACAGCCTCGAAAAAATTGCGTTTGAAAAAGCGGGGATTATTAAGGAAAATGTCCCAGTTGTGATTGGTGAAACATTGCCAGAAACAAAGCCCGTTTTTGAACAGGCCGCCAAAGAAAAAAATGCACCTGTATATTATGCGCAGGCCCTGCAGCAGGTGCTGTCCTGGGCACAACAGGATATGCGATTGGCAATCACTATCCAGGAAGCCGGGCACCAGGATGCACACCAATACGAACTCGACCTGCCAGGTTTTTACCAGGTAAAAAATATACCAGCCATTCTCCAGAGTATCCGGGTATTGCAACAACTGGGTTGGCAAATACCTGGGGAAGCCATCCACCGGGGACTGGCGAATACACGCAAACTAACGGGCTTGCATGGCCGATGGGAACAAATCAGCAGCCACCCCCGCATCATCCTCGATGTAGGCCATAATGAAGATGGTATCAGGGCTATCGGGGAGCAGCTGGAACTGACCGACTACAACCAGCTGCACATTGTTATCGGCATGGTTAAGGACAAGGAGATCGACAAGGTGCTGGAACTTTTACCGAAAAAGGCCACCTATTATTTCACGCAGGCCAATATTCCGCGCGCGTTACCGGCGGATATGCTTCGGCAAAAAGCGGAATCATATCACCTTTATGGCAAAAATTTCGGGGAAGTAAACCAGGCTTTCACTGCTGCAAAAGCCGCTGCAGCACCCGATGACCTTATCCTTGTATGCGGCAGTGTATTTATAGTTGGCGAACTTATCCGGTAAACGACAGCTTACCCATTTTCAGCAATGCGAAAAAAATACAGTTCACATGCAACGACTGTTTGATCTCCTGCCGCATGACCATGGCGATTAACTCATCGAGGGAAATTTCAACCACTTCAATTTCTTCATTATGGTCCAGTTGCTGGTCCTTTTGTTTAACACCACCCTTTGCCAGGTATAATTCAGTATAATTATTCAATACGCCGGGATTTGCGGCTACCCTTCCCAGGTAGTCGATGCTGTCAAAAGCATAGCCGGTTTCTTCGAGCAATTCACGTTGCATACCTGTGGTAAAATCCTCCTCTTCGTCAATAAATCCGCCTGGGGTTTCAAGGATCACTTCACCAATGGGATGCCGGTATTGTTTTACCATCAGTACCCTGTTGTCAGCTGTCAAAGCCAGTGCTGTTGCAGAGGTGGGTAATTCCACCACAAAATACGGATCAACCACGGTGCCGTCTTCGCGCTGGCAGCGGTCGCGCCTTGCGGTGAAATAAATGTGGTTGGAGATGTATTCGGAGGAGAGGGTTTTCCAATGCATAGAAGAAGGTGAACGGTGAATAGGTGAATGGGACTACCAGTTCATGCGGTCGCGCAGCCTGGTGATGTGGGCTGTATGGTGTTTGCCATGCCAGGCATACATACCAAGCAGGTGCCACAGGGTCATTTGCTTATTATGTTCCGGGTGAACTACTGTAAGTGTTTGCAATTCTTCACCGGTCAGGTTTTTAATGCAACTGTACCAGCGCGCGTGTAAGGCATGCAACAAGGTGAAAGAAATGTTGACGGGTAATTCGTGGACATCATTCAATTCGGCCCATGCGGCTTCATCGTATGGTTTAATGGTGGGGTTTGTTTCCGTCATACCCAGTTTGAACCGGATCATGGCATTGGCATGGCTATCCGCAACATGGTGCACCAGTTGCTTAATAGTCCAGCCGCCTTCGCGGTAAGGCGTTAATAGCTGGGCCTCATCAAGGTTTAGCACGGCATTCTCCAGTAATTGCGGCAGGAACCTGATATCATTCAGCCAATCCTGGTGTTGCTTTTCGGAATAAGGCTGGGGTGCATATTTACCAATGGGATAGCGATGTTCAAATGCGATGTCGCTCATATGTTGAATTTAAAACCGAATGTAGAATTTTATACCTTATTCACCATCACGCAATTGATGGCCGGTCAGCGTAATAAAAACATCTTCCAGGTTGGCCTGCTTCACTTCCCGGGGTTTTTCAAACCCCTTCGCCACTAACTGGTCGATCAGCCGGTCGGGCGTATCCAGGGCAATGATGCGGCCGGCATCCATAATGGCCACCCTGTCGCAAAGCACTTCGGCTTCATCCATATAATGGGTGGTCAGGATAACCGTAGTGCCCTTGGCTTTAATACCGGTAATGAGGTCCCAGAGATTTCGCCTCGCCTGTGGGTCAAGTCCGGTTGTGGGCTCATCCAGGAAAATGATGCTGGGCTCATTGATCAGGGTTGTTGCAATGGAAAAGCGTTGTTTTTGTCCGCCGCTTAATTCCTTGAATTTTGCATTTGCTTTATCGCGAAGGTTAACCAGGTCCAGTAATTCCATCGGGTTGACATTCCGGTTATATAAGCCCGAAAACAATTCGATAAGTTCTGCCAGGTTGAGACCCGGGTAATAACCCGAAGCCTGCAATTGCACCCCAATGATTTTCTTTATGGCGCCGGGGTCTTTATCCAGGTCAATACCCGCCACGATTACTTCGCCGCCGGACTTTTCGCGCAAGGTTTCAATGATCTCCAGGGTGGTTGATTTCCCGGCACCATTAGGCCCCAGTAAACCGAATATTTCACCGGCGTAAACTTCAAAGCTAAGTCCCTTCACCGCTTCAAAACTGCCATAGCTTTTATACAGGTTACGCACGGAGATAATAGGCTGTCTTTCCATAGCCCACAATTTACGGGATCATTGCTGTGTAAAAATCTGCGTAAAATAAATTATCCCCTGCTTATCTAGGGAAACACCAATCCCGCTAAGGGTATAAGGACCTGCGATATTTTTTTTATGCGGTGCACTTTTTAACCAGGATTGCACTACTTCCCTGGCGGTCATATTTCCATAGGCAACATTCTCGGCAGAAGCCTTTATGCCGCCCAGCCGCTGGTCAATCCTGGACATCCGGGTGGCATAGCCCTGGTGACCGAAAGGCACCTGCTTACTGGCCATTTGCTGGCTATGCAATGCGGCTTCCGTATCCAATATGCTGTTGTCCTTCAAAGGTGATAAACCATGCGCGGTGCGGTATTTATTGACTTCCTGCAAAATGGACGCTTCCATGGAAGCCAGGGAAACCGGGGCCGGTTTTGACTTGGTGGTTTTTACAACAGTGGCAGGGGGCCTGGTGGAACAGCCCAAAATCAAAAGGGATACAAAAACCGGTAGCATTATTTTATGACGCAGCATGAAGCATTTTCACCCAAAGTGCAAGTATCATACCAATGGTCATTATAAATAGGATTCCAGTTCCTCCATCATGCCCTTGCTGCCCAAAAAGACGGGGGAACGCTGGTGCAATTCTACCGGTTGGATATCCAGTATCCTATCCTTTCCGTTTGTAGCTTTTCCACCGGCCACCTCAATGATAAAGGCAAAGGGATTGCATTCATACATCAGCCGGAGCTTGCCATTGGGTTTATCGGTCATTCCCGGGTACATGAAGATGCCGCCTTTGATCAGGTTACGATGAACATCGCTGACCATACTGCCAATATACCGTTGCGCATAAGGCCCGCCGGTAGCTTCAGTCTTTTTCTGGCACTGGGTAATATAATCCTGCACACCTTTGCTGTACTGGAAGAAATTACCGTGGTTAACGGAATAGAACTTTCCAAATTCAGGACATTTTATATCCGGGTGGCTCAGGCAGAACTCCCCGATAGAAGGGTCGAGGGTGAATCCATTAACGCCACGCCTTGTAGCGTATACCAGCATGGTGCTGCTGCCATAAATGATATAACCTGCTGCCACCTGCTTAATGCCTGGTTGCAGGAAATCGGCTTCCACGCAGGGTTTTCCCAATTCGCTAACCCGCCGGAACACGGAAAAGATCGTCCCGATCGACACGTTCACGTCAATATTCGCGCTGCCATCAAGGGGATCAAAGAGAACGACATATTTGCTTTGGTTACTGACCTCATCATTAAAGATGACCAGGTCATCCATTTCCTCACTGCCAACCCCGGCACAACTGATACCATGGCGTAAGACACCGGTGAGCTGGTTATTCGCAAACACATCCAGCTTCTTCACTGTTTCGCCCTGGATGTTCACACTCCCGTAATCGCCCAGGATATCGACCAATCCGGCTTTATTCACTTCCACATTGATTCGTTTTGCAGCGAGGCCAATATCGCGCAACAGGCGGCTCAATTCGCCCGTGGCTTTAGGGAACATGCGCAATTGCTGGATAGTAAATTCATCCAGGGTCTGCACCGAGCGGTTTATCATGGTCATAGCAATCGTTTGAACACACCAAAGAAACAAAAATTCGCCTATTATAGCTCGTTGGTTGTAGTTTCGGTGCCAAAATCGAGAATATATGCGCGTATTTAAGTTTGGTGGCGCAAGTGTAAGCAGTATAGACCGGATCAACCAGGTAGCCCAAATAGTAAGACAATATGAAGACCAGCCCTTGCTGATCGTGATCTCAGCGATGGGTAAAACAACCAATGCCCTGGAGAAAGTGGCGGAAAGTTTTTACGCCGAACGGCGTGATGAAGCCCTGCAATTATTCGACCAGGTGAAACAACAACACCTTACCACAGCCAAATACCTGCTGGTGAAAGAATACCTGGCCTGTGAGGCATCCCTGGTTAATTTTTTTACAGAAGTGGAATGGTTGCTCTATGACAAACCTGTTCGGGGTTACGATTATTATTATGACCAGATTGTTTGTATTGGTGAATTATTATCCACCGCCATTATGAGCGCCTTCCTCAATGAAGTGGATGTTAAAAATACCTGGATCGATGTGCGCGATATCATCCGAACCGATGATCATTTCAGGGATGCCAATATTGACTGGGATTTTACGCAGCAAAAGGTCGATACTCTTGTGAAACCGCTGTTTGCAAAAACAGGCATTGTGGTTACCCAGGGCTTTATTGGCGCAACGGATGAAAATGAAAGTGTAACCCTGGGCCGCGAGGGCAGCGATTATACCGCGGCTGTTTTTGCCAATATGCTCGATGCAGAG comes from Flavihumibacter fluvii and encodes:
- a CDS encoding radical SAM protein gives rise to the protein MLAHTPYLLYSDGKGNIFEDETLYATGRSGWDVYPVPEEDWIVLPDGGNLYELPGRKGVGIDVETGEMRLCEKGWAVAAFIPPAHTGLFIAAYETAPDAPTLPLFCYTAAGWVDGQFVVPAVRIESDIRQECSGYDDKIIESGVSKMLKAYPHNRLVKHLAENCCNTYHCPAARNYFMGRWECPVPASPACNANCVGCISLQPDEEPIVSTQDRLSFKPSPEEIVEYTVPHLESAPFPLISFGQGCEGEPLLMWETIREAIIEIRKHTPKGSININTNGSKPDAVKALREAGLDSIRVSTNSARREVYMPYYRPNNYDFEDIIESLKVMRQLGGWTSINYFVFPGMTDSIAEYEALRKLIIDTDLCMIQWRNFNIDPDWYLGKIGATDTGECMGVKQLMELIRDEFPHLKFGYFNPPMERIKGNFELDFAH
- a CDS encoding DMT family transporter translates to MSNTSPKLSNAWTGIALAVLATIIWSGNFVVARAIIHEIPPVALAFFRWLTASVLILPLAWHELRREWPIVKAHLPYFLFTALMGISLFNTLVYIAGHYSPAINLALIGTTSSPIIAIILARMFLKEKVPLIRIAGLSLCITGILYLLSKGSWQNLLGFHFSPGDIWVLLGAAAFSTYTILVRKKPAGISARAFLFVLFSLGTLLLLPAYLWESGHYPPIQWNASLAGVILYLGLGTSVISFLCWNAAITRIGAARTSLFGNLIPIFSSIEAVWLLQEKITMIHLVSGLLVITGLVIANLSVKRS
- a CDS encoding bifunctional folylpolyglutamate synthase/dihydrofolate synthase, which translates into the protein MNYAATIDYLFTRLPMFTRIGAGAYKKDLHNIRLLEAASGDPHKKFRSIHITGTNGKGSTSHMLAAVLQEAGYKTGLYTSPHLHDFRERIKVNGEMIPEEAVISFTEKMQSIIPQIEPSFFEITVAMAFDWFVQQNIDIAVVEVGLGGRLDSTNIILPELSVITNIGWDHMNILGDSLEKIAFEKAGIIKENVPVVIGETLPETKPVFEQAAKEKNAPVYYAQALQQVLSWAQQDMRLAITIQEAGHQDAHQYELDLPGFYQVKNIPAILQSIRVLQQLGWQIPGEAIHRGLANTRKLTGLHGRWEQISSHPRIILDVGHNEDGIRAIGEQLELTDYNQLHIVIGMVKDKEIDKVLELLPKKATYYFTQANIPRALPADMLRQKAESYHLYGKNFGEVNQAFTAAKAAAAPDDLILVCGSVFIVGELIR
- a CDS encoding NUDIX hydrolase, whose protein sequence is MHWKTLSSEYISNHIYFTARRDRCQREDGTVVDPYFVVELPTSATALALTADNRVLMVKQYRHPIGEVILETPGGFIDEEEDFTTGMQRELLEETGYAFDSIDYLGRVAANPGVLNNYTELYLAKGGVKQKDQQLDHNEEIEVVEISLDELIAMVMRQEIKQSLHVNCIFFALLKMGKLSFTG
- a CDS encoding YfiT family bacillithiol transferase, encoding MSDIAFEHRYPIGKYAPQPYSEKQHQDWLNDIRFLPQLLENAVLNLDEAQLLTPYREGGWTIKQLVHHVADSHANAMIRFKLGMTETNPTIKPYDEAAWAELNDVHELPVNISFTLLHALHARWYSCIKNLTGEELQTLTVVHPEHNKQMTLWHLLGMYAWHGKHHTAHITRLRDRMNW
- a CDS encoding ABC transporter ATP-binding protein; its protein translation is MERQPIISVRNLYKSYGSFEAVKGLSFEVYAGEIFGLLGPNGAGKSTTLEIIETLREKSGGEVIVAGIDLDKDPGAIKKIIGVQLQASGYYPGLNLAELIELFSGLYNRNVNPMELLDLVNLRDKANAKFKELSGGQKQRFSIATTLINEPSIIFLDEPTTGLDPQARRNLWDLITGIKAKGTTVILTTHYMDEAEVLCDRVAIMDAGRIIALDTPDRLIDQLVAKGFEKPREVKQANLEDVFITLTGHQLRDGE
- a CDS encoding CAP domain-containing protein; its protein translation is MLRHKIMLPVFVSLLILGCSTRPPATVVKTTKSKPAPVSLASMEASILQEVNKYRTAHGLSPLKDNSILDTEAALHSQQMASKQVPFGHQGYATRMSRIDQRLGGIKASAENVAYGNMTAREVVQSWLKSAPHKKNIAGPYTLSGIGVSLDKQGIIYFTQIFTQQ
- the fbp gene encoding class 1 fructose-bisphosphatase; amino-acid sequence: MTMINRSVQTLDEFTIQQLRMFPKATGELSRLLRDIGLAAKRINVEVNKAGLVDILGDYGSVNIQGETVKKLDVFANNQLTGVLRHGISCAGVGSEEMDDLVIFNDEVSNQSKYVVLFDPLDGSANIDVNVSIGTIFSVFRRVSELGKPCVEADFLQPGIKQVAAGYIIYGSSTMLVYATRRGVNGFTLDPSIGEFCLSHPDIKCPEFGKFYSVNHGNFFQYSKGVQDYITQCQKKTEATGGPYAQRYIGSMVSDVHRNLIKGGIFMYPGMTDKPNGKLRLMYECNPFAFIIEVAGGKATNGKDRILDIQPVELHQRSPVFLGSKGMMEELESYL
- a CDS encoding aspartate kinase, with amino-acid sequence MRVFKFGGASVSSIDRINQVAQIVRQYEDQPLLIVISAMGKTTNALEKVAESFYAERRDEALQLFDQVKQQHLTTAKYLLVKEYLACEASLVNFFTEVEWLLYDKPVRGYDYYYDQIVCIGELLSTAIMSAFLNEVDVKNTWIDVRDIIRTDDHFRDANIDWDFTQQKVDTLVKPLFAKTGIVVTQGFIGATDENESVTLGREGSDYTAAVFANMLDAESQTIWKDVEGVMNADPKKFPEAQLIAELNYAEVIEMAFYGAQVIHPKTIKPLQNKGIPLLVKCFLDPTLPGTIIHNQSISGLPPIIVVKEHQALIHLKSRDFSFVGEKTVGHLYHLFEELSIKPNLTQNGAISFVCCVDDRPDKIEQLALEASAYFDVSVEKGLRLLTVRHYTPEVLAKLVGSNQVVLQQQSPETAQVLMR